One genomic segment of Salinigranum rubrum includes these proteins:
- a CDS encoding ABC transporter ATP-binding protein encodes MTLLAVDDLDAGYGDLQILHGVDLAVDDGEYVAIVGPNGAGKSTAMKTVVGLTTYMDGRIAFEGQDIAGLATQKIIDRGIGYVPQTGNVFATLTVEENLRLGGYLDGGASDAALERVYEQFPVLEERTNQRAGNLSGGQQQMLAMGRALVLDPSLLLLDEPSAGLAPDLVTTMFDHIDRINAAGTAVLIVEQNAKTALDRCERGYVLAQGQNRYADTGDALLADEAVRRDFLGG; translated from the coding sequence ATGACGCTCCTCGCCGTCGACGACCTCGACGCGGGGTACGGCGACTTACAGATCCTCCACGGCGTCGACCTCGCTGTCGACGACGGGGAGTACGTCGCCATCGTCGGCCCGAACGGCGCCGGCAAGTCGACCGCGATGAAGACGGTCGTCGGGCTGACGACGTACATGGACGGGCGCATCGCCTTCGAGGGGCAGGACATCGCGGGGCTCGCCACCCAGAAGATCATCGACCGCGGCATCGGCTACGTGCCGCAGACGGGCAACGTCTTCGCGACGCTCACCGTCGAGGAGAACCTCCGGCTGGGCGGATACCTCGACGGCGGGGCGTCGGACGCGGCCCTCGAACGGGTGTACGAGCAGTTCCCGGTGCTCGAAGAGCGGACGAACCAGCGCGCCGGCAACCTCTCCGGTGGGCAACAGCAGATGCTCGCGATGGGACGGGCGCTCGTCCTCGACCCCTCGCTCCTCCTCTTGGACGAACCCTCCGCCGGACTGGCGCCCGACCTGGTCACGACCATGTTCGACCACATCGACCGCATCAACGCGGCCGGGACCGCCGTCCTCATCGTCGAACAGAACGCGAAGACGGCGCTCGACCGGTGCGAACGCGGATACGTCCTCGCGCAGGGTCAGAACCGCTACGCCGACACCGGCGACGCGCTCCTGGCCGACGAGGCGGTGCGACGGGACTTCCTCGGCGGGTAG
- the leuS gene encoding leucine--tRNA ligase: MSQGYSHGRVQEYWQSVWEREGVYRAGDAPDPTYVLGMFPYTSGELHMGHVRNYTITDAYARYRRMQGDDVLHPMGWDAFGLPAENAAYDRNTDPRSWTETCIRQMREEMETMGFGYDWSREVTTCDPDYYRWNQWLFKRFYDEGLVDYKAATVNWCPDCETVLADAQVEERAVGPTDIAVTGEARDSDTDAAAETVDVCWRCETPVSRRDLDQWFFRITEYAEELHDGLDDLEGWSDGVRERQRNWIGRREGATVTFEVPRRDTTVDVFTTRLDTVYGGTFVALSPGHDLTRELVAEDETLAQYVDMVRGGEGDGTSGVDTGLRATHPLTGDSLPIYVAAYVLDDVGTGAVMGVPAHNERDHAFAEAHDLPLTQAVEPVDGSGTNLPDEPFTEDGMLTASDEYDGLASTAARERLLDEDAVEEHVTYRLRDWLISRQRYWGTPIPVVHCDDCGHVLVPDEDLPVELPPFVKTTGNPLDASEEFVETTCPDCGAEARRETDTMDTFVDSAWYFLRFLSPDLETAPFDTDRANDLLPIDVYVGGDEHAILHLLYVRFFTRALCDLGLLAVREPIDRLVNQGTVLYDGQKMSKSKGNAIAPHEYGAETTRLFVLSAAHPRQDFEWTAKKVSTSYDLQQQVYGLVRSYVESDETAARDEHAPHDTYLERELDRTIAAVTADYDRFRFHRVVSEVHGLVRLLRRYQAYQTPYKYPYERGLRALTRFIAPITPFLAEELWSMLGEEGVVAEARWPEPLQAVPDYRIERELIRRTLEDVRGITDVVGIDAPERIELVVAQEWKYRAYQVAREADPDAAVVGRIMADEEIRGKGEAAAEFAADVAEAKPGLEPALDPETERELFEQAAWLFEEEFGAEVVVRGATDDPDDALARKARPDKPAIHID; the protein is encoded by the coding sequence ATGTCTCAGGGTTACAGCCACGGGCGGGTGCAGGAGTACTGGCAGTCTGTCTGGGAACGGGAAGGGGTCTACCGCGCCGGCGACGCGCCGGACCCGACGTACGTGCTGGGGATGTTCCCCTACACCTCCGGCGAACTCCACATGGGTCACGTCCGCAACTACACCATCACGGACGCGTACGCCCGCTACCGGCGGATGCAGGGCGACGACGTGCTCCACCCGATGGGGTGGGACGCCTTCGGCCTCCCGGCGGAGAACGCCGCCTACGACCGCAACACCGACCCCCGGTCGTGGACCGAGACGTGCATCAGACAGATGCGCGAGGAGATGGAGACGATGGGGTTCGGCTACGACTGGTCCCGGGAGGTCACCACCTGCGACCCCGACTACTACCGGTGGAACCAGTGGCTGTTCAAACGCTTCTACGACGAGGGTCTCGTCGACTACAAGGCCGCGACGGTCAACTGGTGTCCGGACTGCGAGACGGTGCTCGCGGACGCCCAGGTCGAAGAACGGGCGGTCGGTCCCACCGACATCGCCGTCACCGGCGAGGCGAGGGATTCCGACACCGACGCTGCCGCGGAGACGGTCGACGTCTGCTGGCGGTGTGAGACGCCGGTGAGCCGGCGGGACCTCGACCAGTGGTTCTTCCGCATCACCGAGTACGCCGAGGAACTCCACGACGGCCTCGACGACTTGGAAGGATGGTCCGACGGCGTCCGCGAACGACAGCGCAACTGGATCGGCCGCCGCGAGGGTGCGACGGTGACGTTCGAGGTTCCGCGGCGCGACACCACGGTCGACGTGTTCACCACGCGGCTGGACACGGTGTACGGCGGGACGTTCGTCGCGCTCTCGCCGGGGCACGACCTCACGCGCGAACTCGTCGCCGAGGACGAGACCCTCGCCCAGTACGTCGACATGGTTCGTGGCGGGGAGGGAGACGGTACCTCGGGCGTCGACACCGGCCTCCGGGCGACCCACCCGCTCACCGGCGACTCCCTGCCGATATACGTCGCGGCGTACGTCCTCGACGACGTCGGAACCGGGGCGGTGATGGGCGTCCCCGCGCACAACGAGCGCGACCACGCCTTCGCGGAGGCGCACGATCTCCCGCTCACCCAGGCGGTCGAACCGGTCGACGGCTCGGGGACGAACCTCCCGGACGAGCCCTTCACCGAGGACGGCATGCTCACCGCGAGTGACGAGTACGACGGCCTCGCGAGCACGGCCGCACGCGAACGTCTCCTCGACGAGGACGCCGTCGAGGAACACGTCACCTACCGCCTGCGCGACTGGCTCATCTCCCGACAGCGCTACTGGGGGACGCCCATCCCGGTCGTCCACTGCGACGACTGCGGGCACGTCCTCGTCCCCGACGAGGACCTCCCGGTCGAACTGCCGCCGTTCGTCAAGACGACGGGCAACCCGCTCGACGCGAGCGAGGAGTTCGTCGAGACGACCTGTCCCGACTGCGGAGCAGAGGCGAGGCGAGAGACGGACACGATGGACACGTTCGTCGACAGCGCGTGGTACTTCCTCCGCTTTCTCTCGCCGGACCTCGAAACGGCGCCGTTCGACACCGACCGGGCGAACGACCTCCTCCCCATCGACGTCTACGTCGGCGGCGACGAACACGCCATCTTACACCTGCTGTACGTCCGCTTCTTCACCCGGGCGCTGTGTGACCTCGGCCTCCTCGCCGTCCGCGAGCCTATCGACCGCCTCGTCAATCAGGGGACGGTGCTCTACGACGGCCAGAAGATGTCGAAGTCGAAGGGCAACGCCATCGCCCCCCACGAGTACGGCGCGGAGACGACGCGGCTGTTCGTCCTGAGCGCGGCGCACCCGCGACAGGACTTCGAGTGGACCGCCAAGAAGGTCTCCACGTCGTACGACCTCCAGCAGCAGGTCTACGGGCTAGTGCGGTCGTACGTCGAGAGCGACGAGACCGCCGCCCGCGACGAGCACGCCCCGCACGACACCTACCTCGAACGCGAACTCGACCGGACCATCGCCGCCGTCACCGCGGACTACGACCGGTTCCGCTTCCACCGCGTGGTGAGCGAGGTTCACGGACTGGTCCGACTGCTCCGTCGGTACCAGGCGTACCAGACGCCGTACAAGTACCCCTACGAACGCGGCCTCCGGGCGCTGACCCGCTTCATCGCGCCCATCACGCCGTTCCTCGCGGAGGAGTTGTGGAGCATGCTCGGCGAGGAAGGGGTAGTGGCGGAGGCGCGCTGGCCCGAACCGCTCCAGGCGGTCCCCGACTACCGCATCGAGCGGGAACTGATCCGGCGAACGCTCGAAGACGTCCGCGGCATCACCGACGTCGTCGGCATCGACGCCCCGGAGCGGATCGAACTCGTGGTCGCCCAGGAGTGGAAGTACCGCGCGTACCAGGTCGCCCGCGAGGCCGACCCCGACGCGGCGGTCGTCGGGCGGATCATGGCCGACGAGGAGATACGCGGGAAGGGCGAGGCCGCCGCCGAGTTCGCCGCCGACGTCGCCGAGGCGAAGCCGGGCCTCGAACCCGCCCTCGACCCCGAAACGGAACGAGAGCTGTTCGAACAGGCCGCCTGGCTCTTCGAGGAGGAGTTCGGGGCCGAGGTCGTCGTCCGAGGAGCGACCGACGACCCCGACGACGCCCTCGCCCGGAAGGCGCGGCCCGACAAGCCCGCCATCCACATCGACTGA